One region of Dokdonia sp. 4H-3-7-5 genomic DNA includes:
- a CDS encoding zinc-dependent peptidase → MILFIAGVALFIFMGFGLFTLSRKRIPQEFPAVWDKILSDEVLFYQKLTPKKQAFFKKRMMAFLAEVNVEAVQFELTDRDKIFVAASAVIPIFNFGDWHYNNLDTVLIYPDYFNADLEFHSEGENRIIGGMVGSGQFENHMILSRKALVFGFTNKTDKGNTAVHEFVHLLDKMDGVTDGIPEYLLGKENIAPWLDLMYKEMDAINNDKSDIRKYGGTSEIEFFAVASEYFFERPALFKRKHPELYKMLELCFVTHVSA, encoded by the coding sequence ATGATTTTATTTATAGCTGGAGTAGCTCTTTTTATTTTTATGGGCTTTGGTCTTTTTACGCTTTCGCGAAAGCGTATCCCACAAGAATTTCCTGCGGTATGGGATAAGATATTGAGTGATGAGGTGTTGTTTTACCAGAAACTAACTCCAAAAAAGCAAGCGTTTTTTAAAAAGAGAATGATGGCTTTTCTAGCGGAGGTAAATGTGGAAGCTGTTCAATTTGAGCTTACAGATAGAGATAAGATATTTGTCGCTGCGAGTGCGGTGATTCCTATATTTAACTTTGGAGACTGGCACTATAATAATCTTGACACGGTTTTGATATATCCAGATTATTTTAATGCAGACTTAGAGTTTCACTCTGAGGGAGAAAATCGTATCATAGGTGGTATGGTGGGGTCTGGGCAGTTTGAGAATCATATGATTTTATCGCGTAAAGCGCTAGTGTTTGGATTTACAAATAAAACTGACAAAGGAAATACTGCGGTTCATGAATTTGTGCACCTGCTAGATAAGATGGATGGAGTAACTGATGGCATACCAGAATATCTGCTCGGTAAAGAAAACATTGCTCCTTGGTTAGACCTTATGTATAAGGAGATGGATGCTATAAATAATGATAAGTCAGATATAAGGAAATACGGAGGTACTAGCGAGATAGAATTCTTTGCCGTGGCTTCTGAGTACTTCTTTGAACGTCCAGCATTGTTTAAAAGAAAACACCCGGAACTTTATAAAATGCTAGAACTCTGTTTTGTGACACATGTTTCGGCTTAG
- the arsS gene encoding arsenosugar biosynthesis radical SAM (seleno)protein ArsS (Some members of this family are selenoproteins.), which translates to MSATKSLKKEGSELAQANKQIEILSNGIFKDELPTFAKKIKETNQLPLRPNKLEILQINVGYMCNQVCDHCHVDAGPDRKEIMTWETMEQCLEVIRNTGAHTLDLTGGAPEMNPHFRRFVEEASKAGIKDFIVRSNLTIIRANKKYYDLPDFFKKHNVHVISSMPHWTRGKTDKQRGDGVFDKSIKALQELNERGYGMPGSDLRLDLVYNPSGAFLPGDQASMEKDFKKALMEDFNIQFHNLFAITNLPIARFLDYLIASENYEDYMYQLVEAYNPAAVENVMCKNTISISWDGYLFDCDFNQMLELPVASSVKHIKDYNEDLLNDRNIMISQHCYGCTAGAGSSCQGTVA; encoded by the coding sequence ATGTCAGCAACAAAATCACTGAAGAAAGAAGGTAGCGAACTCGCACAAGCAAACAAGCAGATAGAAATTTTATCTAATGGTATTTTTAAAGATGAACTACCTACGTTTGCTAAGAAAATAAAGGAGACCAACCAGCTACCGTTACGCCCTAACAAGCTAGAAATACTCCAAATTAACGTGGGGTACATGTGCAACCAAGTGTGTGATCACTGTCACGTAGATGCTGGCCCAGATCGCAAGGAGATTATGACTTGGGAGACTATGGAGCAATGTCTCGAAGTGATACGCAATACTGGTGCTCACACGCTAGATCTTACTGGTGGCGCTCCAGAGATGAATCCGCATTTTAGACGTTTTGTAGAAGAAGCGAGTAAGGCGGGGATTAAAGACTTTATTGTGCGTTCTAATCTTACTATTATACGTGCAAATAAAAAGTACTACGACCTTCCAGATTTCTTTAAAAAACACAACGTACACGTCATCTCATCTATGCCACACTGGACACGTGGAAAGACAGATAAGCAACGCGGTGATGGTGTTTTTGATAAGTCTATAAAAGCATTACAAGAGCTTAACGAGCGTGGCTACGGTATGCCAGGAAGCGACTTAAGACTAGACCTAGTTTACAATCCATCTGGAGCTTTCTTACCGGGAGACCAAGCAAGTATGGAGAAGGATTTTAAAAAGGCACTTATGGAGGATTTTAATATCCAGTTCCACAACCTTTTTGCAATCACAAACTTACCTATAGCACGATTTTTAGATTACCTCATCGCATCAGAAAACTATGAGGATTATATGTATCAACTCGTAGAGGCATATAACCCTGCCGCAGTAGAAAATGTAATGTGTAAAAACACAATCTCAATAAGCTGGGATGGTTATTTATTTGATTGTGATTTTAATCAAATGCTAGAATTGCCAGTCGCGAGTAGTGTAAAGCACATAAAAGATTATAATGAAGATTTACTTAATGATCGCAATATTATGATCTCTCAGCACTGTTATGGTTGTACTGCAGGAGCAGGAAGTAGTTGTCAAGGAACCGTTGCTTAA
- a CDS encoding type III pantothenate kinase, which produces MQLIIDVGNTRVKTAVFNGDVLQAWHHFLLEDFIEEVGEFAGLYPIKKAIISSVGRLSKEQAQSVQLRFPTIILSHKTPLPFKNDYGTPHTLGVDRIALVSAFAKAYPKKNGLIIDTGTCITYDFITAEGSYKGGAISPGLRLRYETLNNLTANLPLLEKQLPESIVGTTTNEAIHSGVVQGVLLEMDGAITHYKEHYNVEIVIITGGDAEFLAKRLKNSIFAHSKFLLEGLNYILTYQND; this is translated from the coding sequence ATGCAACTTATTATTGATGTAGGGAATACGAGGGTCAAAACGGCTGTTTTTAATGGCGATGTGTTACAGGCTTGGCACCACTTCCTTCTTGAAGATTTTATAGAGGAAGTTGGGGAATTTGCAGGCTTGTATCCTATTAAGAAAGCGATCATATCCTCTGTAGGGAGGCTTTCTAAAGAGCAAGCCCAATCTGTGCAGCTGCGATTTCCTACAATAATTCTCAGTCATAAAACTCCGCTTCCATTTAAAAACGATTACGGTACTCCACACACACTTGGTGTAGATAGGATTGCGCTGGTTTCCGCTTTCGCGAAAGCGTATCCTAAAAAAAATGGACTCATAATAGATACAGGTACTTGTATTACCTATGATTTTATTACTGCAGAAGGCTCTTATAAAGGAGGGGCGATATCACCAGGATTGCGATTGCGATATGAAACTCTAAACAATCTCACGGCAAATTTACCACTACTTGAAAAGCAACTTCCCGAGAGCATTGTGGGTACTACGACTAACGAGGCTATTCATTCCGGGGTAGTACAAGGTGTTTTGTTAGAAATGGATGGTGCAATAACTCATTATAAAGAGCATTATAATGTGGAAATAGTAATAATAACTGGTGGTGATGCCGAATTCTTGGCAAAACGATTAAAAAATAGCATCTTTGCGCACTCAAAATTTTTGCTAGAGGGCCTCAATTATATCTTAACATATCAGAATGATTAA
- a CDS encoding aldose epimerase family protein: MTITKTSFGFTASGEEIFKFILENPLGLRVEVLTYGATIQKLYVPNETAGTVDVVLGFDTLQEYEAPHPYLGSFIGRNANRLKKEVVIEGKKIALSVNEGENQLHGGIKGFDKRVWDAVMKDDSLELSLDSEDGDQGFPGNLKVQITFKLVGLRLEMQLSATTDQPTIANFTRHDYFNLCSGVKKAVVHHKLQIHGASYTELDGNMITTGHLLPVAGTPYDFTEVKAVGDADEGFDLNYALDKTPNKLRLAAQVWAPDSDITLKVHCTQPGLQFFSAKSIMLASGKKGYLALESPGLCLEPQYFPNSPSHSHFPSTILLPSEVYEEQIVYDFE, translated from the coding sequence ATGACTATAACTAAAACATCATTTGGCTTTACAGCTAGCGGTGAAGAAATTTTTAAATTTATTTTAGAAAACCCGCTCGGATTGCGCGTTGAGGTACTCACATATGGAGCAACTATCCAAAAGCTGTACGTTCCAAATGAAACTGCTGGTACAGTAGATGTTGTTTTAGGTTTTGATACTTTACAAGAGTATGAAGCTCCACATCCGTATCTAGGGAGTTTTATAGGGCGCAATGCAAACAGACTTAAGAAAGAAGTGGTTATTGAAGGTAAAAAAATAGCGTTATCAGTAAATGAAGGAGAGAACCAACTTCACGGAGGTATTAAAGGTTTTGATAAACGTGTCTGGGATGCAGTAATGAAGGATGACAGCTTAGAGCTTTCTCTAGATAGTGAAGATGGTGATCAAGGTTTCCCAGGTAATTTGAAAGTTCAAATTACTTTTAAGCTTGTGGGCCTACGACTAGAAATGCAATTAAGTGCTACTACAGACCAGCCAACTATCGCAAACTTCACCAGGCATGATTATTTTAACTTGTGTAGTGGAGTAAAGAAGGCTGTTGTACATCATAAGTTGCAAATACATGGCGCCTCGTATACTGAGCTGGATGGTAATATGATAACTACGGGTCACTTATTGCCGGTTGCGGGCACTCCATATGATTTTACTGAAGTGAAAGCCGTGGGAGATGCTGACGAAGGATTTGATTTAAACTATGCGTTAGATAAAACACCCAATAAACTCAGGCTTGCAGCTCAGGTGTGGGCTCCAGATAGCGATATTACTTTAAAAGTGCATTGCACGCAACCAGGATTACAATTTTTTAGTGCAAAATCTATTATGCTTGCTAGTGGTAAAAAAGGCTATTTAGCTTTAGAAAGTCCGGGATTGTGCTTAGAGCCACAATATTTTCCAAATTCTCCATCACATTCACATTTTCCTTCAACAATCCTTTTGCCATCGGAAGTGTATGAGGAACAGATAGTTTATGATTTTGAATGA
- a CDS encoding arsenosugar biosynthesis-associated peroxidase-like protein, with translation MADQYYDPKDLRKFGKITEWSEELGTKFFDYYGKVFEEGALTAREKSLIALAVAHTEQCPYCIDAYTKDGLQKGITKEEMMEAVHVGAAIKSGATLVHGVMMMNKVNKLDG, from the coding sequence ATGGCAGATCAATATTACGACCCAAAAGATTTAAGAAAATTCGGAAAAATTACGGAGTGGAGTGAAGAGTTAGGAACTAAGTTTTTTGACTACTACGGTAAAGTTTTTGAAGAGGGAGCACTCACTGCGCGTGAGAAATCGCTCATCGCGCTTGCCGTTGCCCACACAGAGCAGTGCCCATATTGCATAGACGCATATACTAAAGACGGCCTACAGAAAGGAATCACTAAGGAAGAGATGATGGAGGCTGTACACGTAGGTGCCGCTATAAAAAGTGGTGCGACGCTAGTACACGGCGTGATGATGATGAATAAAGTAAATAAACTAGACGGATAG
- a CDS encoding alpha/beta hydrolase encodes MRLYIYITIAILSVTMLSCSSTKHKNISYLGAETITTSQAENLEAPTLNIYEPSGDNKKVPVIIYVHGGNWNQGKKEIYWWLGRNFAQKDILAVLPGYTLSPNATYDDQAAQIAEAIAWTKENAARYGGDPNKIFVTGHSAGGHLVALAVMNPKYNINQEDISGIILNDAAGLDMYHYLSENEPEVSNNYDTTWTTNPELWKDASPIYFINDETPPILSYVGSKTYPSITVANNRFKEELVKFQPNARRITLDKKHVPMITQYIFGSNNRYDEIIQFMSEQE; translated from the coding sequence ATGCGTCTATATATCTATATAACAATTGCAATCCTAAGTGTAACAATGTTGAGCTGTTCAAGTACTAAACATAAAAACATCTCTTATCTAGGAGCGGAAACTATAACTACTAGTCAAGCAGAAAATCTTGAGGCACCTACGCTTAATATTTATGAGCCTTCTGGCGATAATAAGAAAGTTCCTGTAATTATCTATGTACACGGAGGTAACTGGAATCAAGGTAAAAAAGAAATATACTGGTGGTTAGGTCGTAATTTTGCTCAAAAAGATATACTTGCTGTATTGCCAGGATACACCTTAAGTCCTAATGCTACTTATGATGATCAAGCTGCTCAAATCGCAGAAGCAATAGCGTGGACAAAGGAAAACGCGGCTCGTTATGGAGGAGATCCAAATAAGATTTTTGTGACGGGACATTCCGCTGGTGGGCACCTTGTTGCACTGGCGGTAATGAATCCTAAGTATAATATTAATCAAGAAGATATTTCTGGAATTATTCTCAATGATGCTGCGGGGCTTGATATGTATCATTACTTGAGCGAGAACGAGCCAGAGGTAAGTAATAATTATGACACTACATGGACAACTAATCCTGAGCTGTGGAAAGATGCATCGCCTATATATTTCATAAATGATGAAACGCCACCTATACTCAGTTATGTAGGCAGTAAAACGTATCCATCTATTACGGTAGCAAATAATCGCTTTAAAGAAGAGCTTGTTAAATTTCAACCAAATGCACGCAGGATCACGCTAGACAAAAAGCATGTTCCTATGATTACTCAATATATTTTTGGTTCAAATAATAGGTATGATGAGATTATACAATTTATGAGCGAGCAAGAGTAG
- a CDS encoding DUF2064 domain-containing protein produces the protein MALFKELNRQTITTARKTGIPYVLFSENEQVGNTFGERFTNALTTVFESGYDQVITIGNDTPHLTAGHILLAQEKLKQSTLVIGPSTDGGCYLMGIKKNHFKPEQFKNLPWQSSKLGAIISDTLSRKHTNLYLLETLSDLDTFADLQQILKEASTLSKRILQLIQNIVNQGVSLGYYTTNRFFESLTKSHFNKGSPSLVRI, from the coding sequence GTGGCTTTATTTAAAGAGCTCAATAGGCAAACTATTACTACGGCACGCAAGACAGGAATCCCCTACGTTCTTTTTTCTGAAAATGAGCAGGTAGGGAACACCTTTGGCGAGCGTTTTACAAATGCGCTTACAACAGTTTTTGAAAGTGGTTATGACCAAGTTATAACCATAGGTAATGACACTCCGCACCTTACGGCGGGGCATATTCTTTTAGCGCAAGAAAAGCTTAAACAGTCTACGCTTGTTATTGGCCCCAGTACAGATGGCGGTTGTTATCTAATGGGGATTAAAAAGAACCATTTTAAGCCTGAGCAGTTTAAAAATCTACCGTGGCAGTCTAGTAAACTGGGTGCAATTATTTCTGATACGCTTTCGCGAAAGCATACAAACCTTTACCTCCTTGAGACGCTCTCAGATCTTGACACATTTGCAGATTTACAGCAGATTTTAAAAGAGGCTTCTACATTATCAAAAAGAATATTACAACTTATACAAAACATAGTAAATCAAGGTGTTTCTCTTGGTTATTACACTACCAACCGATTCTTTGAGTCGCTCACTAAAAGCCACTTTAATAAAGGTTCACCGTCATTAGTTCGTATTTAG